In Lolium rigidum isolate FL_2022 chromosome 3, APGP_CSIRO_Lrig_0.1, whole genome shotgun sequence, the genomic window GAGCAGAGTTGCCTCCACTGTCACCTTGATGCGTGGTGGCAGCGCCGAGATAGACGTTGGGTCTTCCTTAGTCGGGTGTCCTGGGTGTGTTGTGGATGGCGCGATCtctcccctttttttttctttatctttGTTCCTCTTTTGTAAGAGGGTTTCCTCATCACCTTGTAGTAGTTCGGCCGTgaggttgctttatttataaagcgtggCGAAAGCCTGTATCGAGGAGATAGACGATCTTTTTTATTGTAATAGTGTGTAAACTGCTCGCATCCAGTTCTTCCCAGCAGTAACTTTTTGAAAAGTTTTAACTCTTAATCGCACCTGCATCTGTGTCCTTGGCTACATAGTCTGATGTTCAGCTTCTCTTTTCTTATGCTGCAGAACTGATCATACTCATCGTTCGGTCGGCAGTTCGGCACATAGTTGTTGTCCTGCTCCGTAGGCCACCTAGTACAGGTCTCCAGAAGGTGAGCATTATCGGTTTGTGAACCACCAGAATCAAACCTTGCAGTTTCAGAAGAGCTCTATGCCCTGTAGTTTACCAAATGCGATAAGTTCGCTAGACAATTGCAACCACGTAGAAGCATTCAACCAATTCATTTGCTAGAGTACATATCAGTTGTGTTCTATGCACATGCTGCTTCGAAGAGTTATATGCTGGTCCTTATATGGTATCCTGGCTGCAGTTAAAATCACAAAGTTCCAGTTCTCTAGTGCTCATACATTCAAAAGGGGTGTGACGATCGGATATTCTATCTAGCCAAGTAGGTTTATCCTGTTCTGATATTTGCGCCACCTGTCATTCTTGTTATTTGTTCATCCATTAATTCATTTTTGTGTTGTCGTTGGTGCTTCCACGTTAGTTTAGAAAAAAATGGATAATGACTTGGACTGAACCTTTGTTTCTGATGCAATTTATTGGGCATTACTGTTCTAGAATTTATGAGCCAAATTCCTAGTATCTTTTCCATTTTCTACTGGGTGAAGATCATTTAGGAATTCCTTCCACTATTAATGTCGTTAACTCTGATCCATTGGAAGATCTTGGTGGACAAAGAGGGATTATCTAATGTAGTGATACCTGATATCTTCATGCATGATAAATTTAACTGTAGTCTTAAATATTCTATAAGTTGATAAATATGTTGGGGCATAATGAAATGAAATGGGCCAATGCAAAAAAGCTACTCTTTATGTATGAGCGCATGCGTTAATTTGTTACTTATAGTTGTAGAGGACTTATTTATTATATCATGTAATATGCACTATCTTTGATGTTCAGCTCAAATGGCCGAGGCCATACTCATTGCGGTGACGAAGATTGCTTCCATTGTAACAGATGAAGCCGTCAAGGGCATCATAGCTAAGCTATCCGAAAAAGTTACTAACCTGAAGGAACTTCCGCTAAAGATTGAGCAAATAAGAAAGCAGCTGACTATTATGAGCAACGTAATAGCTAAGATAGGAACGGTATACCTCACGGACGAAGTTGTCAGGAGTTGGATTGGGGAGGTCCGCAATGTGGCCTACCATGTTGAAGATGTAATGGACAAATACTCATACCATGTTCTTCAACTTAAGGAAGAAGGGTTCCTCAAGAAATTCTTCGTCAAAGGAACACATTATGCCAAAGTTTTCTATGAAATTACGGATgaggtagttcgggtagagaagGAAATTCAGCTAGTTATACAGATGAAAGATCAGTGGTTGCAGCCATCCCAGCTTGTTGCTAACCCACTTACTGAGATAGAAAGACAGCGGTCCAAAGACAACTTCCCTGGACTTGTCAAAGATGAAGATTTAGTAGGGATTGAGGAAAACCGAGCATTGCTGACTGATTGGTTGTACTCCGAAGAGCTGGATAACACTGTCATAACAGTATCGGGCATGGGTGGGTTGGGAAAATCCACCCTAGTTTCAAATGTTTATGAACGTGAAAAGATCAACTTTTCTGCGCACGCTTGGATTGTTGTGTCACAAGTTTACACTCTTGATGCCCTGTTGAGGAAGCTACTGTGGAAGATTGGATATACCGAACAACCGCTGTCAGCGGGTATTGACAAAATGGATGTGCATGACTTGAAAAAGGAAATACAGCAGAGACTTGGAAATAGAAAATATCTCATTGTACTGGATGATGTCTGGGAGCAAGAGGTATACTTCCAAATGCATGATGCTTTCCAGAATCTCCAAGGAAGTCGCATCATCATTACGACCCGGAAGGACCATGTAGCAGGAATTTCTTCTCCAACCCGTCATCTTGAGCTCCTGCCACTGGGTAATCCTGATGCATTTGACCTCTTCTGCAGAAGGGCTTTTTATAACAGGAAGGGTCATATTTGCCCCAAAGATCTTGAGGCAATTGCTATTTCTATCGTTGACAGGTGCCATGGCCTGCCTCTAGCAATTATTACAATTGGCACCCTGTTGTCATCGAGACAAGGATTAGACTTTTGGAAAAAGATGTACAACCAGCTTCGAAGCGAGTTGTCAAACAATGATCATGTCCGAGCTATTTTAAATCTGAGCTACCATGACCTTTCAGGCGACCTCAGAAACTGCTTTTTGTACTGCAGTCTCTTTCCTGAAGATCACCTCATGTCACGTGACAGCCTTGTGCGTCTGTGGGTTGCAGAAGGTTTTGTGCTGAGTAAAGACAAGAACACACCAGAGATGGTAGCTGAGGGAAATCTCATGGAATTGATCCACCGCAATATGCTTGAGGTGGTGGAGAATGATGAACTTGGTAGGGTCACCACCTGTAAGATGCATGATATTGTGCGCGAACTGGCTATTTCTGTTGCTAAGGAAGAGAGATTTGCTTCAGCAAATGACTACGGCACAATGATACAGATGGGTAAGGATGTTCGCCGGCTCTCATCATGTGGATGGAAGGACAACAccgcactgaaacttaatcttccgcaTCTTCGAACTGTAGTGGCACTTGGAGTAATTTCACCCTCTCCGGGCATGCTGTCGTCAATTTTGGCTGGATCCAACTACCTTACCGTTCTTGAGTTGGAAGACTCTGAAGTCACTGAAGTTCCAACATCCATTTACATCGGGTTACGGCGCACCAGGGTCAAGTCACTTCCAGACTCTATTGAGAATCTGTCTCACCTCCACACCCTGGACATCAAGCAAACAAAAATAGAGAAGCTACCGCGAGGACTTTTCAAGATCAAGAAGCTGCGGCACCTTTTAGCTGATAGATATGCTGATGAGAAGCAGACGAAGTTTCGGTACTTTATTGGAGTGCAAGCACCTAAAGAGCTGTCCAACTTGGAAGAACTTCAAACTCTCGAGACTGTGGAGTCCAGCAATGACTTGGCGGAGCAGCTGAGGAAACTGATGCAACTTAGAAGCGTGTGGATTGATAACATTAGTGCTGCTGACTGTGGAAATCTGTTTGCTACCCTGTCAACTATGCCACTTCTTTCGAGCCTGCTTCTTTCTGCAAGGGATGAGAATGAGGCACTTTGCTTCCAGGCTCTCCAGCCAACGTCTACAGATCTACACAGGTTGATTATCAGAGGGCAATGGGCCAAGGGGACACTAAATTGTCCGATCTTTCTCAGCCATGGGAAAAACCTCAAGTATCTAGCTCTAAGCTGGTGTCACCTTGGGGAAGACCCACTGGGGATGCTCGCGCCCCACATGCCGAACCTCACATATCTGAAACTGAACAACATACGTAGCGCAAATACTTTGGTTCTTGCTAAAGATTCCTTTCCAAACCTGAAGACGCTCGCCTTGAAGCTCATGCCTGATGTCAAGGTGATAAACATCAATAGTGGCGCTCTTCCATGCATTGAAGGTCTGTTTATTGTGTCGCTTCCGAAACTTGATAAGGTCCCCCAAGGCATTGAATCTCTTCACTCCCTGAAGAAGCTCTGGCTGCTGGCTTTGCACAAGGATTTCAGAAGTAAGTGGCTCAATGACAGAATGCACCAAAATATGCAGCATGTTCCAGAGGTTCGTGTCTAGATGTGGCAAGTCGGTTCTTTCAGCAGTGCCATTCTTGTATGCCGCATCCAGTGCAACTGCTTCGTACTTTTGATCATTCCAATGAGTTCGCAATTATCGACATCTCTCATCATCACCAGTAGCATTTGGTCAGTACTTGTATGCTGTAACACATCTATTCCTCAAAGATTGGCGTTCCAGAGGCCTCTGTACCGTTTTGTGGTTTGTAAGTTATGTGTTCTTAGTATGATTTCGCACAATGGTATGTATTGTTTCTGCCAAACATCTTCTATGATGAATCATGGCGAACATATCATTTTATATCTTGATCTATGTCACTGTATAATACTATAATCCCATGATCTGGTAATTCTGATTCGCCAAGAGGTATGATTCATACATGTTGGGTACACTGTCTTTTCATTAGCTTATTTGTGTGTTTTCCTGGTGTCTAGGTACTCAAATTTCAGACAAGGGCGATCCTTAAAACTTGTTTTGTTTTTCCTGCCTTTGCCGttgcacttagagcatctccagtcgcgtcccccaaagcgcgccggattgagcgtttgggggacgtgttttgctcgtgccgcgtttgggggacgtcgctccccagccgcgtcccccaaacgccgcccccaaatgaatatttgtgcaggaaaataaaggttttcattcaattttgattatatattacaaagtttgaatgaaaacggctagatttcatctaaacctaggctaccgaccgcccggcggcgcgttcgacggccccgccccgtcgtcgcctcccctacgccgcagctcctccctgcgcgcgcctcctctccttgcgttcggcggtggccggacggtgccgctcccgccgatagtcctcctccgccctccctcgctgtgccgcctggagggagagctcgacggcgcgacgaatccgcgcctcgcgggcacgggcgtcgtcctggagcttcttctccgactcgaaggattcgacgagggcgcgttgctgatcggccgtctcgtccgggtgcggggcgtcgtcgtcggaccagtcgaactcgtcttcgtcgtcgtcctccacctcggtctcctccgcctcggcctcctcctccattggcgcctcctcctccacatctcgttggcgcctccatcatcgccgccgcaaacgcgtcggccgccgccaactgcttCCGCCCGCCTtccccatagcgccgtaagcgccgactcccgctgccgacgctcctccgtCGTCGCTCGTCTGCTGGAGCTcaatcgactcacgccgccggcgtcgatcgagtcacgccgttcacggaacagcgcctgccgctcatcgcgccggcgccggcgctcgtcagcccatcgccgctccatgtcctcccggaaccggcgccgtcgcgcctcttgtcccgtcgaggcgtcgaacgccgcaacggtgtcgcactgctgctcctgccacgctgctgccgccgcggcctcctcggccgcggaggcaggggcggagaacgccgcaagatccgccgcctgctcgcgctcacgccgctggcgggcctcctctcgagtgcctcctcgagtgccgcacgccgccgccggctcgccaatggaggagacggcggtggagggaagtggccatcgccgggcggttcgccattgccacctggtgatggaggagacgggccgtggagcgacgagggctgtgtttgttgccggcggggtgtggtggctaccattgatgagccgggagaccttttatagacgccggcgtcggaagaaagcgcgggaacgtacgagaagaggcgggaagatcgcgcgggaacgggcggtggcgtgcgaacgccggtgaCGCGCGGAGGCCGCGCAGCGACCGACGAGACGCCTCgcccgcccctccgtcgccattaaggcaaagatgccgccgtgtgtcactgcgcgcgacaacttccgtcgcgaggtaggcgacggttaggttaaaattaaccgtgccggccgacgcgtcggccccgctcactccccgcctcgctgctgtgtccggcgtccccgagcgtccccgtgggacgggacgggctcgggcgccggacaccgtgatcgggccgcgccggacaaaaatgggctttgggggacgcggctggaacgctttttttgtccggcgcgccccaaatcgctttgggggacggtttgggggacgcgaccggagatgctcttaggttctCCAATTTCAGTAAAGCTAGATTAGTTATGATCATTCTGGTCTGTCTGATATGGTGTACGAGGCACTAGGAAGGACCCAAGTTATA contains:
- the LOC124703509 gene encoding disease resistance protein RPM1-like, whose protein sequence is MAEAILIAVTKIASIVTDEAVKGIIAKLSEKVTNLKELPLKIEQIRKQLTIMSNVIAKIGTVYLTDEVVRSWIGEVRNVAYHVEDVMDKYSYHVLQLKEEGFLKKFFVKGTHYAKVFYEITDEVVRVEKEIQLVIQMKDQWLQPSQLVANPLTEIERQRSKDNFPGLVKDEDLVGIEENRALLTDWLYSEELDNTVITVSGMGGLGKSTLVSNVYEREKINFSAHAWIVVSQVYTLDALLRKLLWKIGYTEQPLSAGIDKMDVHDLKKEIQQRLGNRKYLIVLDDVWEQEVYFQMHDAFQNLQGSRIIITTRKDHVAGISSPTRHLELLPLGNPDAFDLFCRRAFYNRKGHICPKDLEAIAISIVDRCHGLPLAIITIGTLLSSRQGLDFWKKMYNQLRSELSNNDHVRAILNLSYHDLSGDLRNCFLYCSLFPEDHLMSRDSLVRLWVAEGFVLSKDKNTPEMVAEGNLMELIHRNMLEVVENDELGRVTTCKMHDIVRELAISVAKEERFASANDYGTMIQMGKDVRRLSSCGWKDNTALKLNLPHLRTVVALGVISPSPGMLSSILAGSNYLTVLELEDSEVTEVPTSIYIGLRRTRVKSLPDSIENLSHLHTLDIKQTKIEKLPRGLFKIKKLRHLLADRYADEKQTKFRYFIGVQAPKELSNLEELQTLETVESSNDLAEQLRKLMQLRSVWIDNISAADCGNLFATLSTMPLLSSLLLSARDENEALCFQALQPTSTDLHRLIIRGQWAKGTLNCPIFLSHGKNLKYLALSWCHLGEDPLGMLAPHMPNLTYLKLNNIRSANTLVLAKDSFPNLKTLALKLMPDVKVININSGALPCIEGLFIVSLPKLDKVPQGIESLHSLKKLWLLALHKDFRSKWLNDRMHQNMQHVPEVRV